The following proteins are encoded in a genomic region of Pseudomonadota bacterium:
- a CDS encoding formylmethanofuran dehydrogenase subunit E family protein, protein MQTICGHTREQFLEMARRFHGYPAPGLIAGGFMVDLALSRLPPGILFDAIAESPACLPDAIQMLTPCTAGNGWLKIVDTGRFAICLYDKRSGDGFRVFVEPSRLEPWTEMRCWLMKLKPKAEQDTPALVDQIFDAGRRPYGVRAVRLPAELRRKQSKGPIAVCRVCGEPYPQRHGATCRGCQCSTIYEGPASHQRRNAHGLCLEPRESAIQGGTR, encoded by the coding sequence ATGCAGACTATTTGCGGTCACACGCGCGAACAGTTCCTGGAGATGGCGAGGCGGTTTCACGGCTACCCGGCGCCGGGCCTGATCGCGGGCGGCTTCATGGTCGATCTGGCGCTGAGCCGCCTGCCCCCGGGCATCCTGTTCGACGCCATCGCGGAGAGCCCCGCGTGCCTGCCCGACGCGATCCAGATGCTGACGCCGTGCACGGCCGGGAACGGTTGGCTCAAGATCGTCGACACCGGACGCTTCGCGATCTGTCTCTACGACAAGCGCTCGGGGGACGGCTTCCGGGTGTTCGTCGAGCCTTCGCGGCTCGAGCCGTGGACGGAGATGAGATGCTGGCTCATGAAGCTCAAGCCCAAGGCCGAACAGGACACGCCGGCGCTCGTCGACCAGATCTTCGATGCGGGGAGGCGCCCTTACGGCGTTCGGGCCGTGAGGCTTCCCGCCGAGCTTCGCAGGAAGCAGAGCAAAGGCCCCATCGCCGTCTGTCGTGTGTGCGGAGAGCCGTACCCGCAGCGGCACGGGGCGACCTGTCGTGGTTGCCAGTGCAGCACCATCTATGAGGGGCCGGCGTCTCATCAGAGGCGAAACGCTCACGGCCTGTGTCTCGAGCCGCGGGAATCAGCAATCCAAGGAGGAACACGATGA